The following proteins are encoded in a genomic region of Oncorhynchus keta strain PuntledgeMale-10-30-2019 chromosome 35, Oket_V2, whole genome shotgun sequence:
- the LOC118367985 gene encoding galactose-3-O-sulfotransferase 3-like encodes MSQKKIFLVIVAISTVSLLLHHGGHFSWTMEALHLGCPSLRTHPSFSLKPKHTNVAFLKTHKTASTTMQNLLFRFAEHHNLTVALPVQACGHQFCYPRTFSTHLVHPHTLPPNVVTSHMRFNHAEMQRLMPNDTIYVTILREPGSMFESLFSYYNQYCQSFKRVPNGSLEAFLDEPWRYYRPDENDSMYARNTLTFDLGGDKDHPEADVAAYARAFVAKTERVFSLVMIAEYFDESLILLRHLLSWDLEDMLYVKLNMRTSGSKHSLSPGLPAKIRVWNNLDARLYDHFNTSLWHQLAALGPACVARELRLLRRAQEKLVRGCFGGGLPQLRSAAQIKNKELRPWQPSAKVDIVGYDLPTNTNATRPGSLAHELCLKLIMPEVQYTRVLLRSQSLRYRRSYPLRSPQPQQPIRSVLSRRQHVGMQPMHRQAPPGPDPALSPTATPRPPGTQSRATRVGLRSPGPQRKTP; translated from the exons ATGTCTCAGAAGAAGATATTCCTGGTCATTGTGGCGATCAGTACCGTCAGTCTACTGCTGCACCATGGGGGCCACTTCagctg gacGATGGAAGCCCTTCACCTGGGCTGCCCGTCGCTGCGCACCCACCCGTCCTTCTCTCTCAAGCCCAAACACACCAACGTGGCCTTTCTCAAGACGCACAAGACGGCCAGCACCACCATGCAGAATCTGCTCTTCCGCTTCGCCGAGCACCACAACCTGACCGTGGCGCTCCCTGTGCAGGCCTGCGGACACCAGTTCTGCTACCCGCGCACCTTCAGCACCCACCTCGTCCACCCACACACCCTGCCACCCAACGTGGTCACCAGCCACATGCGCTTCAACCATGCCGAGATGCAGCGCCTCATGCCTAACGATACCATCTACGTGACCATACTTCGAGAACCAGGGTCCATGTTTGAATCGTTGTTCAGCTACTATAATCAGTACTGTCAGAGTTTTAAGAGAGTTCCCAACGGGTCTCTGGAGGCGTTTCTGGACGAACCGTGGCGCTACTACCGTCCGGACGAGAATGACTCCATGTATGCCCGTAACACTCTGACTTTTGACCTTGGCGGGGACAAGGACCATCCGGAGGCGGACGTGGCTGCGTATGCCCGGGCCTTCGTGGCCAAGACGGAGCGCGTCTTCTCCCTGGTGATGATCGCTGAGTACTTTGATGAGTCGCTGATCCTCCTCCGTCACCTCCTCTCCTGGGATCTGGAAGATATGCTCTATGTCAAGCTCAACATGCGGACGTCCGGCTCCAAGCACAGCCTCTCGCCGGGCCTCCCCGCCAAGATCCGCGTCTGGAACAACCTGGATGCACGCCTCTATGACCACTTCAACACCTCGCTGTGGCACCAGCTGGCAGCCCTGGGCCCAGCATGCGTGGCCAGGGAGCTGCGGCTGCTCCGCAGGGCCCAGGAGAAGCTGGTGAGGGGCTGCTTCGGCGGAGGGCTCCCCCAGCTCCGCTCGGCTGCCCAGATCAAGAACAAGGAGCTGCGGCCGTGGCAGCCCAGCGCAAAGGTGGACATCGTGGGCTATGATCTGCCGACCAACACCAATGCTACACGGCCCGGAAGCCTGGCCCACGAGCTGTGTCTTAAGCTCATCATGCCCGAGGTCCAGTACACCAGGGTCCTGCTACGATCGCAGTCGCTACGCTACCGACGAAGCTACCCCCTCCGCTCCCCTCAGCCCCAGCAGCCCATACGGTCGGTCCTATCGCGTCGCCAACATGTGGGGATGCAGCCGATGCACCGGCAGGCCCCTCCTGGACCTGATCCTGCCTTGAGCCCCACAGCCACTCCTCGACCCCCAGGGACCCAGAGCAGGGCCACCAGGGTGGGACTAAGGTCCCCGGGCCCCCAGAGGAAGACACCATAA